From the Bacillus tuaregi genome, one window contains:
- a CDS encoding AMP-binding protein encodes MSEKPWLQLYPEEIPPQLNYEYKPLHDYLKQSATQYPHKIAVHFLGKEFTFQYIYDAAWKLAGYLRDLGLEKGDRVAIMLPNCPQAVISFYGILMAGGIVVQTNPLYTERELQYQMDDSGTKLIITLDILFPRVSKVRASTNIQHIIVTAIKDFLPFPKNLIYPFLQKKQYGLVVNVRHENNNHLLKEVLKSPKRQNIANDDFDAEDIALLQYTGGTTGFPKGVMLTHKNLVANGSMCSAWLYKCKRGEEIILGIIPLFHVYGITTLMILAVLEAYKMVLLPKFDPETTLKTIHKQRPTLFPGAPTIYIGLLNHPKLKKYDLSSIDSCLSGSAPLPVEVQEQFEQETGGKLVEGYGLTEASPITHANFLWDRPRKKGCIGVPWPDTEAKVVSLEDGEALPPGEIGEIIIRGPQIMKGYWNRLEESEQTLQNGWLFTGDLGYMDEQGYFFVVDRKKDMIIAGGFNVYPREVEEVLYEHPYIQEVVVAGVPDSYRGETVKAYIVLKKGCVVSKQELDEFARKQLAPYKVPRIYEFRDELPKSTVGKILRRVLVDEEGNKTDK; translated from the coding sequence ATGAGTGAAAAGCCATGGCTTCAACTTTATCCGGAGGAAATCCCTCCACAGTTAAACTATGAATATAAACCGCTTCATGATTACTTAAAACAATCAGCCACTCAATACCCACATAAAATAGCTGTTCATTTCTTAGGCAAAGAGTTTACATTTCAATATATATATGATGCTGCTTGGAAGCTGGCAGGTTATTTACGGGATCTTGGACTTGAAAAGGGGGACCGTGTCGCCATTATGCTTCCAAATTGTCCGCAGGCAGTCATCTCCTTCTACGGTATTTTGATGGCCGGTGGGATTGTCGTGCAAACGAACCCTTTATACACTGAACGTGAGCTGCAATATCAAATGGATGATTCCGGAACAAAACTAATTATTACGCTGGATATTTTGTTTCCCAGGGTGTCAAAGGTAAGGGCGAGCACGAATATTCAGCATATTATTGTAACCGCTATCAAGGACTTTCTCCCCTTCCCAAAAAACTTAATCTATCCGTTTCTCCAGAAAAAACAGTATGGACTTGTTGTTAACGTTAGACATGAGAATAATAACCATCTGCTGAAAGAGGTTTTAAAGAGCCCCAAAAGGCAAAATATCGCCAATGATGATTTCGATGCAGAAGATATTGCTCTTCTACAATACACAGGAGGAACAACCGGTTTTCCTAAAGGGGTTATGCTGACACATAAAAATCTTGTTGCTAACGGTTCAATGTGTTCTGCTTGGCTGTATAAATGTAAAAGAGGCGAGGAAATTATTCTTGGTATTATTCCGTTATTTCACGTGTATGGAATAACAACCTTGATGATTCTTGCAGTATTGGAAGCCTATAAAATGGTGCTGCTGCCGAAGTTTGATCCTGAAACAACATTAAAAACGATTCATAAACAGCGACCAACCTTATTTCCTGGTGCCCCCACCATCTATATTGGTCTTCTGAATCATCCTAAATTGAAAAAATATGATCTTTCCTCAATCGATTCCTGTCTCAGCGGCTCTGCTCCATTACCGGTAGAAGTACAGGAGCAATTTGAACAAGAAACAGGCGGCAAGCTTGTGGAGGGATATGGATTAACAGAAGCATCACCCATCACCCATGCAAACTTTCTCTGGGATCGGCCTAGAAAGAAGGGCTGTATTGGAGTACCATGGCCAGACACAGAAGCAAAGGTAGTATCATTAGAGGATGGAGAGGCTCTTCCACCTGGAGAAATTGGTGAAATCATCATAAGAGGTCCACAAATTATGAAGGGCTATTGGAACAGGTTAGAGGAATCAGAGCAAACCCTCCAGAACGGCTGGCTTTTTACAGGAGATCTCGGCTATATGGATGAGCAAGGATATTTCTTTGTCGTCGATCGGAAAAAGGATATGATAATCGCCGGTGGATTTAATGTATATCCCAGGGAAGTGGAGGAAGTACTGTATGAGCATCCCTATATTCAGGAGGTAGTGGTTGCTGGTGTTCCTGATTCCTATCGCGGTGAAACCGTTAAAGCTTACATCGTATTAAAAAAGGGCTGTGTTGTATCAAAGCAGGAGCTGGACGAATTTGCAAGAAAACAACTTGCACCATATAAAGTACCGCGAATATATGAATTTCGTGATGAATTACCTAAGAGCACGGTTGGTAAAATACTGCGCAGAGTCTTAGTTGATGAAGAAGGAAATAAAACAGACAAATGA
- a CDS encoding electron transfer flavoprotein subunit beta/FixA family protein: MNIYVLMKRTFDTEEKIVLSGGRINEDGAEFIINPYDEYAIEEAIRVKGEQGGEVTVLSVGGQEAITQLRTALAMGADKAVLINIEDAVENRDQYTTAKIIAGYLKDKSADLIIGGNVAIDGGSGQVGPRVAELLGINYITTITKLEIKGNHVTAVRDVEGDSEEIEASLPLLVTAQQGLNEPRYPSLPGIMKAKRKPLAELELDDLGLSVEEVEAKTNTIEIFLPPKRKAGRVLQGELDQQVKELVQLLHHEAKVI, from the coding sequence ATGAATATATACGTCCTGATGAAAAGAACATTTGATACAGAGGAGAAAATTGTCCTTTCAGGCGGTCGAATAAATGAAGACGGAGCTGAATTTATCATCAATCCTTATGATGAGTATGCAATCGAAGAAGCGATTCGAGTGAAGGGAGAGCAAGGCGGCGAAGTAACGGTTCTTTCTGTAGGCGGTCAAGAGGCTATTACTCAACTCCGTACGGCATTAGCAATGGGCGCTGATAAGGCGGTTCTTATCAATATTGAAGATGCAGTTGAAAATAGGGATCAATATACAACGGCAAAAATCATTGCGGGATATTTGAAGGATAAGTCTGCTGATTTAATAATAGGTGGAAACGTAGCGATTGATGGCGGGTCAGGTCAGGTTGGGCCAAGGGTGGCTGAATTACTCGGTATTAACTATATAACGACGATAACTAAGCTAGAAATAAAAGGTAATCACGTTACAGCTGTACGGGATGTAGAAGGGGATTCTGAAGAGATAGAAGCGAGTCTGCCATTATTAGTGACGGCTCAGCAGGGTTTAAATGAGCCTCGTTATCCATCATTACCAGGCATTATGAAAGCAAAGAGAAAGCCGCTTGCTGAGCTGGAATTGGATGACTTGGGGCTTTCGGTGGAAGAGGTTGAAGCTAAAACAAACACAATTGAAATATTCCTTCCGCCGAAAAGAAAAGCTGGGAGGGTGCTTCAGGGAGAGCTTGATCAACAAGTAAAGGAATTGGTACAGCTGCTCCATCATGAAGCGAAAGTGATTTAA
- a CDS encoding CvpA family protein, whose product MLDLAVLIILCFGFLVGLKRGFILQLVHLTGFIIAFIVAYLYYDQLAPRLTLWIPYPNLDMNSTYTLLFENANLEDAYYRAIAFVVIFFAVKIILQIIGSMLDFIAQIPILKQLNIWAGGILGFIEVYLIMFIILFIAALLPIESIQGSLTNSILAEFIVKQTPILSQHIQDLWIQAPPVK is encoded by the coding sequence ATGTTAGACTTAGCTGTACTCATCATTTTATGTTTTGGTTTTTTAGTAGGGTTAAAGAGAGGGTTTATCCTTCAGCTTGTGCACCTTACCGGATTTATTATTGCTTTTATCGTTGCTTATTTATATTATGATCAGCTTGCTCCAAGATTAACTCTATGGATACCATACCCGAATCTGGACATGAATTCTACATACACACTCTTGTTTGAAAATGCAAATTTAGAAGATGCTTATTATCGCGCCATTGCATTTGTCGTGATTTTTTTTGCTGTGAAGATAATACTGCAAATCATCGGAAGTATGCTGGATTTTATTGCCCAAATTCCTATCTTAAAGCAGTTAAATATTTGGGCAGGTGGAATACTAGGGTTCATTGAGGTTTATCTTATCATGTTTATTATATTATTTATAGCAGCACTTCTGCCTATTGAATCGATTCAAGGCTCTTTAACGAATTCAATTCTTGCAGAATTTATTGTAAAGCAAACTCCGATTCTGTCACAACACATACAAGATTTGTGGATACAAGCCCCTCCGGTTAAATAA
- the zapA gene encoding cell division protein ZapA: protein MSQTQKNRITVDIYGVQYVIIGPESPSHIRQVASLVDEKMREINSMNPSLGTNKLAVLTAINAVNDYLHLVEKVERLEEELKRVKD, encoded by the coding sequence TTGTCACAGACCCAAAAAAATCGCATCACTGTTGATATTTACGGAGTACAGTATGTAATAATCGGTCCCGAAAGCCCGAGCCATATTCGTCAGGTTGCTTCATTGGTAGATGAAAAAATGCGTGAGATTAACTCCATGAATCCTTCTCTCGGTACCAATAAATTGGCCGTACTAACAGCCATTAATGCTGTTAATGATTATCTCCATTTAGTAGAAAAAGTTGAACGTTTGGAAGAAGAATTAAAAAGAGTAAAGGACTGA
- the rnhC gene encoding ribonuclease HIII yields the protein MSNVVLKKTSLEMKRMMEHYQTNLTAKTPPGGLFSAKLPSCTITAYNSGKVLFQGSGCEEEASKWGTPAARETNTNTNTNRKTQAAAKLPAKLPHNISSLSAIGSDEVGTGDFFGPITVCAAYVRKEEMPLLKEIGVQDSKNLTDEKISAIAKQLITFLPYSLLVLHNEKYNKLQASGMSQGKMKALLHNQAIGHLLAKVAPEKPEAILIDQFAKEEVYFNYLKGQKTIQREKVYFSTKAEGIHLAVAAASIIARHAFVQHFEKLSKAAGFKIPKGAGSQVDVAAARLIKDKGKDILPKYVKLHFANTEKAMKLVNKS from the coding sequence TTGAGCAATGTCGTACTAAAGAAAACCAGCCTGGAAATGAAGAGAATGATGGAGCATTATCAAACAAATTTAACAGCGAAAACACCACCAGGAGGATTATTCTCCGCAAAGCTCCCTTCCTGTACCATTACAGCTTACAATTCTGGCAAAGTCCTTTTTCAAGGTAGCGGATGTGAGGAAGAAGCTAGTAAATGGGGGACACCCGCTGCCCGTGAGACAAATACAAATACAAATACAAATCGTAAAACACAAGCAGCTGCTAAGCTGCCTGCCAAGCTGCCACATAATATCAGCAGTCTTTCTGCCATTGGCTCAGACGAAGTGGGAACAGGCGATTTCTTTGGGCCTATCACAGTCTGTGCTGCCTACGTAAGAAAAGAAGAAATGCCGTTATTAAAGGAAATCGGTGTTCAGGATTCAAAAAATTTAACCGACGAAAAAATCTCTGCTATTGCAAAACAATTAATTACCTTTTTACCTTACAGCCTTTTAGTCCTACATAATGAAAAATATAATAAACTGCAGGCTTCAGGCATGTCGCAGGGGAAGATGAAAGCTCTCCTTCACAATCAAGCAATCGGTCATTTGCTGGCAAAGGTCGCTCCGGAAAAGCCTGAAGCAATCCTAATTGATCAGTTTGCCAAAGAAGAAGTGTACTTTAATTACTTAAAAGGACAAAAAACCATCCAAAGAGAAAAGGTTTATTTTAGTACAAAAGCCGAAGGAATCCATCTAGCCGTTGCTGCTGCCTCGATTATTGCCCGACACGCTTTTGTCCAGCATTTTGAAAAATTAAGCAAAGCAGCCGGTTTTAAAATCCCAAAGGGCGCCGGTTCCCAAGTAGATGTTGCTGCCGCAAGATTGATTAAGGACAAGGGAAAAGATATTTTGCCCAAATATGTAAAGCTGCATTTTGCCAATACCGAAAAAGCTATGAAGCTAGTCAACAAAAGCTAG
- a CDS encoding DUF350 domain-containing protein, which translates to MNQFWENQYVQTAANYSVVILCIIVFLAIFELVTKYKNWTEIAKGNLAVAMATGGKIFGITNIFRYSIEHNDTLLTMIGWGVYGFFLLLIGYFIFEFLTPSIKIDEEIEKDNRAIGLISMMISIGLSYVIGASIT; encoded by the coding sequence ATGAATCAGTTTTGGGAGAACCAATATGTTCAAACGGCTGCCAATTACAGTGTGGTTATCCTTTGTATCATAGTGTTTTTAGCTATATTTGAGCTAGTAACAAAATATAAAAACTGGACGGAAATAGCGAAAGGAAACTTGGCAGTTGCAATGGCCACCGGAGGGAAAATATTTGGTATTACAAATATTTTCCGTTACTCCATTGAACATAACGATACATTGCTGACAATGATAGGATGGGGTGTGTATGGTTTCTTTCTACTACTTATTGGATATTTCATATTTGAATTTTTAACACCATCCATTAAAATTGATGAAGAAATTGAAAAGGATAACCGGGCAATCGGTCTAATCTCAATGATGATCTCGATTGGACTGTCCTATGTCATTGGAGCAAGTATCACGTAG
- a CDS encoding endonuclease MutS2 produces MQQKVLKVLEFDKVKAQLLEFVSSSLGRELAEKLLPSTDFEEVVQRQEETDEAAKVFRIKANIPLGGIFDIRPHVKRAVIGGMLSSHELMQVASTVHASRQMKRFIEEFSEEEGTIPLLVEKADRIIVLAELEQSIKNAIDDNGEVLDSASDTLRSLRHQLRTKEARVRERLESMIRSSSAQKMLSDAIITIRNDRFVIPVKQEYRSHYGGIVHDQSSSGQTLFIEPQTIVELNNEIQNIRVKEQQEIERILIMLSALTGEDNSELETIVEILADVDFMFAKARYSNRIKATKPIMNQEGRISLVKARHPLIPIHEVVANDVTLGKDFTTIVITGPNTGGKTVTLKTVGLCTLMAQAGLQIPALDGSEMAVFGAVYADIGDEQSIEQSLSTFSSHMVNIVDILKSVDFESLVLFDELGAGTDPQEGAALAISILDEVNRRGARVIATTHYPELKAYGYNREGVVNASVEFDIETLSPTYRLLIGVPGRSNAFEISKRLGLNDRVIERARSFVGADSHQVENMIASLEDSKREAEKELKEANELLRNAEMLQKDLQKQMVEYYEKKDSLYDKATDEAREIIERAKREAEGIIHDLRKMRHEKQAEIKEHELIDAQRKLNEAAPKERKSRTLTAKQAKKHEYQPGDEVKVLSFDQKGTLLEKVSSDTWQVQIGILKMKVEEKDLEYIKTPKTVETKPLATVRGKDFHVSLELDLRGERYENALSRVEKYIDDALLAAYPRVSIIHGKGTGALRQGVQEYLRNHRAVKNIRFGDHGEGGTGVTIVEFK; encoded by the coding sequence ATGCAGCAAAAGGTTTTAAAAGTATTAGAATTCGATAAAGTGAAGGCCCAGCTCCTCGAATTTGTTTCTTCGTCATTAGGAAGAGAGCTGGCTGAGAAGCTGTTGCCTTCTACGGATTTTGAAGAAGTTGTCCAAAGACAAGAAGAAACAGACGAAGCAGCAAAAGTGTTCCGTATCAAAGCAAACATTCCCTTAGGCGGAATCTTTGATATCCGACCACATGTCAAACGTGCTGTTATTGGTGGAATGCTTAGTTCGCATGAATTAATGCAGGTTGCCAGTACCGTGCATGCAAGCAGACAAATGAAACGGTTTATCGAGGAGTTCTCTGAAGAAGAGGGGACAATCCCCCTTCTAGTTGAAAAAGCAGATCGAATTATTGTTTTAGCGGAGTTAGAACAGTCCATTAAAAATGCGATTGATGATAACGGAGAAGTGCTGGACAGTGCAAGTGATACCTTGCGTTCACTTAGACATCAGCTTCGGACCAAAGAAGCAAGGGTCAGGGAACGCCTTGAAAGCATGATTCGCTCATCAAGTGCACAGAAAATGCTATCTGATGCTATTATCACGATTCGTAATGATCGTTTTGTTATTCCTGTTAAACAGGAATATCGTTCACATTACGGAGGGATTGTTCATGATCAAAGCTCTTCCGGTCAAACGCTGTTCATTGAGCCGCAGACGATCGTTGAATTAAATAATGAGATTCAGAACATTCGCGTGAAGGAACAGCAGGAAATTGAGCGAATCCTGATTATGCTTTCTGCCTTAACGGGAGAGGATAACTCTGAACTCGAAACAATCGTAGAAATTCTGGCTGATGTAGATTTTATGTTTGCCAAGGCAAGATACTCTAACAGGATAAAAGCCACCAAGCCAATTATGAACCAGGAAGGTCGTATTTCATTAGTTAAAGCCCGTCATCCGCTCATTCCCATTCATGAAGTCGTGGCTAATGATGTGACACTAGGAAAGGATTTTACAACAATCGTTATCACAGGTCCCAATACAGGTGGTAAGACAGTGACACTTAAAACGGTTGGTCTCTGTACTTTAATGGCACAGGCTGGCCTCCAGATTCCTGCCTTAGATGGTTCGGAAATGGCTGTTTTTGGAGCTGTCTACGCCGATATAGGTGATGAACAATCCATTGAACAGAGCTTAAGTACCTTTTCTTCTCACATGGTTAATATCGTTGATATATTAAAGAGTGTGGACTTTGAAAGCCTTGTGTTATTTGATGAACTAGGAGCAGGCACGGATCCACAGGAGGGTGCAGCACTTGCAATTTCCATTTTAGATGAAGTGAATAGAAGGGGTGCCCGCGTCATTGCCACAACCCATTATCCTGAATTGAAAGCTTACGGATATAATCGGGAAGGAGTTGTGAACGCAAGTGTCGAATTTGATATTGAAACACTAAGCCCAACCTATCGGCTGTTGATTGGTGTTCCGGGCAGAAGTAATGCCTTTGAAATCTCTAAGCGACTTGGCTTAAACGACAGGGTTATTGAAAGGGCTCGTTCTTTTGTCGGTGCGGACAGTCATCAGGTTGAGAATATGATTGCTTCTTTAGAGGATAGCAAGCGTGAGGCTGAAAAGGAACTAAAGGAAGCGAATGAACTCCTGAGAAATGCCGAAATGCTTCAAAAGGACCTCCAAAAGCAAATGGTAGAATACTACGAAAAGAAAGACAGCTTGTATGATAAAGCAACAGATGAAGCCCGTGAGATTATTGAGAGGGCTAAAAGAGAAGCTGAGGGCATTATTCATGATTTGCGCAAAATGCGCCATGAAAAACAGGCAGAAATAAAAGAGCATGAATTAATTGATGCACAGCGAAAATTAAACGAAGCAGCTCCGAAAGAGAGAAAATCGAGAACTCTAACAGCGAAGCAAGCAAAAAAACATGAGTATCAACCAGGCGATGAAGTGAAGGTATTAAGCTTTGATCAAAAAGGGACATTGCTGGAGAAGGTATCGTCTGATACATGGCAGGTCCAAATTGGAATATTAAAAATGAAGGTCGAAGAAAAGGATCTCGAGTATATTAAGACGCCGAAAACAGTTGAAACAAAACCGCTGGCAACAGTGAGAGGAAAGGATTTCCATGTTAGCCTCGAGCTGGACCTGCGTGGAGAACGATATGAAAATGCTCTTTCCAGGGTGGAAAAGTATATTGATGATGCACTCCTGGCAGCGTATCCTCGTGTATCGATCATCCATGGTAAGGGAACCGGAGCATTGAGACAAGGTGTGCAGGAATACTTACGGAATCATCGGGCAGTGAAGAATATACGTTTCGGAGATCATGGAGAAGGCGGTACCGGGGTCACGATAGTGGAGTTTAAATAA
- the polX gene encoding DNA polymerase/3'-5' exonuclease PolX, with translation MTVNKKEIIRLLESIAIYMELKGENPFKVSAFRKAAQALEVMEEDLGEISDFTILPGIGKGTAAVIEEYMTEGKSTVLKELQEEVPKGLIPLLQLPGLGGKKIAKLYQALGIENADDLEAACRNHKIQELTGFGKKSEEKILAALLKAGGRPDRLPLAFMLPLAEKIEAALAQMEYVVQFSRAGSLRRIKETIKDLDFIIATEKPLLVKEQLLQLSEIKEIIAAGDTKVSIVLENGYDVSIDFRLVRPEEFATTLHHFTGSKEHNVRMRQLAKARGEKISEYGVQTEQGDVLTFSSEADFYAHFDLPLIPPEMREDGNEVDEYKEEYGLISFSDIKGDLHMHTIWSDGAHSIEEMVESCRAKGYQYMAITDHSQFLKVANGLSPDRLRKQKEEIQRLNEKFDDITILAGVEMDILPDGTLDYDDQLLKEMDFVIASIHSAFSQSQEKIMERLKTALYNANVDLIAHPTGRKIGKRDGYSVDIDLLIELAKETNTALELNANPNRLDLSADHLQKAQAAGVKIMINTDAHKRETLDHMNIGVSTAKKGWIKKENVLNTWDSHDLMAYLKER, from the coding sequence ATGACTGTGAATAAGAAAGAAATTATTCGTTTATTGGAAAGTATTGCGATTTATATGGAATTAAAAGGTGAGAACCCGTTTAAGGTATCTGCCTTTAGAAAAGCAGCACAGGCATTAGAGGTAATGGAAGAAGACTTAGGAGAAATATCGGATTTTACTATCCTGCCTGGAATTGGTAAGGGCACGGCTGCTGTTATTGAAGAATATATGACGGAAGGGAAGTCCACGGTTCTAAAGGAGCTGCAGGAGGAGGTCCCAAAAGGGTTAATTCCTCTTTTACAGCTACCGGGACTGGGAGGTAAAAAAATTGCCAAGCTGTATCAAGCGCTTGGGATTGAAAATGCTGACGATTTGGAGGCTGCTTGCCGTAATCATAAAATACAGGAATTAACCGGTTTTGGAAAGAAGTCAGAGGAAAAGATTTTGGCGGCACTTCTAAAGGCAGGTGGGCGACCTGACCGCCTTCCACTAGCCTTTATGCTTCCATTGGCGGAAAAAATAGAAGCGGCATTAGCTCAAATGGAATATGTTGTACAGTTTTCACGGGCAGGCAGTCTTCGGAGAATAAAGGAGACGATAAAGGACCTGGACTTTATTATTGCTACGGAAAAGCCTTTATTGGTAAAGGAACAGCTGTTACAGTTGTCTGAGATTAAGGAAATCATTGCCGCTGGGGATACAAAGGTATCGATTGTACTGGAAAATGGCTATGATGTATCCATTGATTTTCGGCTGGTGAGACCGGAAGAATTTGCGACCACTTTGCATCATTTTACTGGATCAAAGGAACATAATGTACGGATGAGGCAGCTTGCAAAGGCAAGAGGTGAGAAAATCAGTGAGTACGGAGTTCAGACGGAACAAGGTGATGTTCTCACATTTTCATCAGAGGCTGATTTTTATGCTCATTTTGATTTACCGTTAATCCCGCCTGAAATGAGAGAGGACGGAAATGAAGTAGATGAATATAAAGAAGAATACGGTTTAATATCGTTCTCAGACATAAAAGGCGATCTCCATATGCATACAATCTGGAGTGATGGTGCCCACTCGATTGAGGAAATGGTTGAGTCCTGCAGGGCAAAGGGCTATCAATATATGGCGATTACGGACCATTCTCAATTTTTAAAGGTTGCAAATGGCTTATCACCTGATCGGCTGCGAAAACAGAAGGAAGAAATCCAACGATTAAATGAAAAGTTTGATGATATTACCATTCTTGCCGGAGTGGAAATGGATATTTTACCAGATGGGACGTTAGATTATGATGATCAACTGCTGAAGGAGATGGACTTTGTGATTGCCTCTATTCATTCTGCCTTTTCCCAATCGCAGGAAAAAATTATGGAGCGTTTAAAAACAGCCTTGTATAATGCTAACGTAGATTTGATTGCCCATCCAACCGGAAGAAAAATTGGAAAAAGAGACGGCTATTCAGTTGATATAGATTTATTGATTGAATTAGCAAAGGAAACTAATACGGCATTAGAGCTAAATGCAAATCCAAATCGTCTTGACTTATCTGCTGACCATCTTCAAAAAGCACAGGCAGCAGGGGTGAAAATCATGATAAATACCGATGCCCATAAGCGCGAAACACTTGATCATATGAATATAGGCGTTTCCACTGCCAAAAAGGGCTGGATTAAAAAAGAAAATGTCCTCAATACATGGGATAGCCATGATTTGATGGCATACCTTAAAGAACGGTAA
- a CDS encoding methyl-accepting chemotaxis protein, whose amino-acid sequence MSIFTKTKAWSEYIEYSHETDISNGDEKDQEQICLIGLNQETLLSIKDAAFILLPYKKEIMEKLFGCISVNERLQKKMLEHLTLSQAKQVLESYLEQFLRGEIDQEYLSSRAAIGKSHSQIQLSVSYFISVHQRLIRMMISILMEELHRKPNRMMDAVCAVQKLAAFDLQLILEKYIEETYKPFLFGISDTLSRTTQLDTMKQLITGMENQIEETQNVTAATQEMGTSIQEVANHAIKVSEGTDEAVHSAEQSKEVVDEALEDINQVGHVYEQVVDKVSQLDQEIQYTQDVVMIIKGIAEQTNLLALNASIEAARAGEHGKGFSVVATEVRKLSEHTKEQIIQITSSMESLQSVSNQVTQQIKQTGMLVEHSVKGAQYAGDALVKIVTTMKDINQSISQIAAMTEEQSSAVLDIAQRNNLIYEHSVNSQQVAKESARMIQQLSKDLEEYRNSFFRLNLNLNPNEVILIAKADHLLWKWRVYNMILGLESIDSSSVQSHKNCRLGHWYYGELPAGIKNKPSFIQIEDSHMQVHRLARKAVEEYEKGDIDTAQTCLSRLEEASSTVVSLLTKLESELD is encoded by the coding sequence ATGAGTATTTTTACAAAAACTAAAGCATGGAGTGAGTACATCGAATATTCGCATGAAACGGATATTTCTAATGGGGATGAAAAGGATCAGGAGCAAATCTGTCTGATAGGTCTAAATCAGGAGACCTTACTGTCTATAAAGGACGCCGCCTTCATTCTTTTACCATATAAAAAGGAAATCATGGAGAAATTATTTGGCTGCATCAGCGTAAATGAGCGTCTTCAAAAGAAAATGCTGGAGCATTTAACGCTTAGTCAAGCGAAGCAGGTCTTGGAAAGCTATTTAGAGCAATTTTTACGCGGAGAAATAGACCAGGAATATTTAAGCTCCAGGGCAGCTATTGGAAAATCACATAGTCAAATTCAGCTAAGTGTGAGCTACTTTATTTCAGTCCATCAAAGGTTAATCCGGATGATGATTTCTATTTTAATGGAGGAGTTACACCGTAAGCCAAATCGTATGATGGATGCAGTATGTGCAGTACAAAAATTAGCTGCTTTTGATCTGCAGCTTATTCTAGAAAAATATATAGAGGAAACCTATAAGCCTTTTCTCTTCGGAATATCCGATACACTGAGCCGGACAACTCAACTAGATACGATGAAGCAGCTGATTACAGGGATGGAAAATCAAATTGAAGAAACACAAAATGTTACGGCTGCCACTCAGGAAATGGGAACATCTATTCAAGAGGTTGCTAATCATGCTATCAAAGTATCAGAAGGTACGGATGAGGCCGTTCATTCTGCTGAGCAAAGTAAAGAGGTTGTCGATGAAGCGCTGGAGGATATTAACCAGGTGGGTCATGTATATGAGCAGGTCGTTGATAAGGTAAGCCAGCTCGATCAAGAAATTCAATATACTCAGGATGTCGTAATGATTATTAAAGGAATTGCAGAACAAACGAATCTGCTTGCTTTAAATGCCAGTATCGAGGCAGCAAGGGCTGGTGAACATGGAAAGGGCTTTTCGGTCGTTGCAACAGAGGTTCGGAAATTGTCAGAGCATACGAAGGAGCAAATCATACAGATTACCTCCAGCATGGAGTCCCTGCAGTCGGTCTCGAATCAAGTAACACAGCAAATTAAACAAACCGGTATGCTAGTTGAACATAGTGTAAAGGGAGCTCAATATGCCGGGGATGCACTCGTGAAAATTGTAACGACAATGAAGGATATAAATCAGTCGATTTCGCAAATTGCCGCGATGACTGAAGAACAGTCATCTGCAGTCCTTGATATTGCGCAGCGAAACAATCTAATTTATGAGCACAGCGTGAATTCTCAGCAGGTTGCTAAAGAGTCTGCAAGGATGATTCAACAGCTAAGCAAGGATTTAGAGGAATATCGAAATAGTTTTTTTAGGCTAAATCTAAACCTTAATCCTAACGAGGTGATACTTATTGCCAAAGCGGACCATCTGCTGTGGAAATGGAGAGTATACAATATGATACTGGGTTTAGAAAGCATTGACTCGAGTTCTGTTCAATCCCATAAGAATTGCAGATTAGGTCATTGGTATTATGGGGAATTACCTGCGGGGATAAAAAATAAGCCTTCATTTATTCAAATCGAGGATTCCCATATGCAGGTCCATCGATTGGCAAGAAAGGCTGTTGAGGAATATGAGAAAGGAGATATCGACACTGCGCAGACCTGTCTTTCTCGTTTAGAAGAGGCATCAAGTACTGTCGTATCATTATTGACAAAGCTGGAGTCAGAGTTAGATTAA